One window from the genome of Nicotiana tomentosiformis chromosome 5, ASM39032v3, whole genome shotgun sequence encodes:
- the LOC138892800 gene encoding uncharacterized protein has product MESDSIRYMHKFYQFHIHGYFIRVPPYELNVTGSPWLFAAWGMDVIGSIEPAVSNIYHFIMVAIDYFTKWVKASIYKAITKKLVADFVCNNIVYRFGIPESIITDNVANLNSDLIREIF; this is encoded by the coding sequence atggaaagtgATAGTATCCGTTACATGCATAAGTTTTACCAGTTCCATATTCACGGGTATTTCATTCGGGTCCCACCTTATGAGCTAAATGTAACGGGTTCTCCTTGGTTGTTCgccgcttggggcatggacgtGATTGGATCTATAGAACCCGCTGTATCAAACATATATCATTTCATCATGGTAGCCATCgactacttcaccaaatgggttaAAGCTTCTATATACAAGGCCATCACAAAGAAGCTAGTGGCAGATTTCGTCTGTAACAACATAGTCTACAGATTCGGGATCCCAGAGTCAATAATAACTGACAATGTAGCCAATCTCAACAGCGATCTCATAAGGGAGATTTTCTAG